From Oceanispirochaeta sp. M1, one genomic window encodes:
- a CDS encoding transposase, which produces MATITALSFIVEIGDFRRFVNAKSFMTYMGLVPSEYSSGRTRRVGSITKAGNTRLRRLLIEARWHYRMYRPTKKLAKKRRSQKSLPMRIRLERDSIENIPR; this is translated from the coding sequence GTGGCCACCATCACAGCCTTGTCCTTTATTGTTGAGATAGGGGATTTCAGGCGATTCGTAAATGCTAAAAGTTTTATGACCTATATGGGATTAGTTCCCTCAGAATACTCCAGCGGAAGAACCAGAAGAGTCGGGAGTATAACAAAAGCTGGAAACACTAGATTGCGTAGACTGCTGATTGAGGCAAGATGGCACTATAGGATGTATCGTCCAACAAAGAAACTGGCGAAGAAGAGGAGAAGCCAGAAATCGTTGCCTATGCGAATAAGGCTGGAAAGAGACTCAATAGAAAATATACCAAGATGA